Within Bacillus sp. BGMRC 2118, the genomic segment TCATTTCATTCCCTCCCATCAGCGCTACCTTAAGGTTATCAGTTGATGGAAATAATGAAAGACTGATATTTTCAAATGTTACAATAAAAGTAGATACAATAAAGGCAGCCCTCATGTTTGGCTGCCTTATCCTTCACTGTCTTTATAATTGAAAATTGTCTTTAACCAGTTGTGCTACTTCTTTAGCACTCAAACTTGTGTTGTTGATTTTCATATAGTTTTCTCTCTTGATCTCACCTTCTAAGGAGTTCAGGCGGTATTTATCCATTGATTTAAGTAAATCTTGTTCCGACCAATCAAGATTACGTTTTGTTGGTTTATGCTCTAATCGATGAGGTGTTTTATTTCTTTCTAGTCTCTCATCCACATCTGCCTCTAACTCAACAAAATAGACAGTTGCTCCGTTTTCTTCAAAGAGATTACACACCTTCTCCACATAGTCCCAATCCCCTTGGTGATTAAACGCCCAAACAAATGTAAAGATCATGCCGTACATTTCACTCTTTGCAGCAGCTTCAAATATCTCTTGTCGAAATAAATTCACAAGACGTTTTCCCTCTTTTGTTCCATAATCAAAAAATGGTGTAACTAGATCAATTGTCATATGGTTATGAAACAGCTTCAAATCTGTCATTCTCTCTAACTCATGACCAACTGTCATTTTCCCCACAGCCTGTGGACCAAATAGTAGTACAAATTTCATTGCAATATCCTCCGTGTTTCTATATCTTTTCCTGATAAATCTTTAATTGTAACGGTTTGTATTTCATAGTGGTTGTAAATTCTTCGAGTCCTTCAATATAAGTAAAATAATCCTCAATGCCCTCTTCTGTTTCAAAATACCATTCTGTTGCTTGTAAGTTTTGGAGTTCCTCGGATGGTTCGAATGTAAATTCACAATGCAATTGCTCCATATGCGAGAACTCTTCTCCTTCATAAACTGTAAATTGTCTTACAAACTCAAGATAGTAAAGCGTATCTTCCTGCAATCCACACTGAAAAAGCACCTCAACATCATCTTCATCTTCAATTGGCATTAGAGCAAATTTCTTAAACTCGTCCCATACATGTTTCACATCGTTTGTATTTTTCACATGCTGTTTCAAGTAATTATTTGCTGTATCTACTGTTAGCAATCGTTCTCTTCCCTTCCATAATTTATGTATTCTTTTATATTGGCTGTTTTCGCAAGAGATAGTTGCTTTCTCGTAAAAATCCGAAAAGCTGGATTTTTACCTTAGTATCTAATTATTACTATACATAAAGAGAGTTGCTCTTTTCAAAATCAACTCAATTTGCCTCTAAAAATGGTTGTACACCCAAAATAATTGTAGAAA encodes:
- a CDS encoding AAA family ATPase, whose protein sequence is MKFVLLFGPQAVGKMTVGHELERMTDLKLFHNHMTIDLVTPFFDYGTKEGKRLVNLFRQEIFEAAAKSEMYGMIFTFVWAFNHQGDWDYVEKVCNLFEENGATVYFVELEADVDERLERNKTPHRLEHKPTKRNLDWSEQDLLKSMDKYRLNSLEGEIKRENYMKINNTSLSAKEVAQLVKDNFQL